The DNA region CAGGTGCGACGACGACCTGACCAGGCGCAGCGTGCCATGGCTCGTCTTCTGGACCATCAACTGCTCCGTGCACACCGACGACTTCTGGGCGGTGGGCGGCTTCGACGAGGGGCACCGCGGCTGGGCCGTGGAGGACCTCGACCTCGGATACCGCCTGCACCGCAGCGGCCTGCCGCTGCACTTCACCCGCAAGGCCTGGGTGATCGAGGAGCACCAGGACCGGGTGTTCGACGAGCAGTACGAGGAGTTCCAGGCCAACATGCTGCGCTTCGTGACCAACAATCCGGAGCCGGTCAACGAGATCGGCTGGACGGTGGCGGTCCACGAGAACATGTTCTGGTCGTGGGAGGAGGACAACAAAGACCTTGAACGGTACACCGACGAGGTACGCGGTCTGGACGTCTCGGCAGAGGTCGAGCTGGCGTTGCGGGGCGTCTCCGCGACCGACCGCGTGGTCGTGATCGGCGCCGGCGGCGCGCTGCCCGAGTCGATGCCCGCGGCCACCGTGATGGACTTCGACCGGGAGCTGATCGAGCGCGTGGCAGCCACCGGGCGGCACGTCACCCATCACAGCCTGGGCCTGCGTACGCCGTTGGCCGACCAGTCCGCCGACATCGTCATCCTCACGTCCCGGCTCGCCAAGTTCTGGCGCCGCTGGGAGGACCAGTTCATGATCGAGGCACGCCGCATCGGACGCGACGTGCGCTGCCTCGTGCCGTAGACCCGCACTCCCCACGATCAAGGTGGCGCGGCCGGCGTCACCCTACCCGGCGTGCCCGGATTCCGTCTCACGCATCGAGCGATCTCCAAGAGGCGCTGGTCGCGGGCCGGGGCATGACCTCTACCAGCCAATCGATCCGGGACTGCTGATGCCCATGCGGGACGTGGATCCGTACAACGCCCCGGGCTTCACGCTCGGCGAGGTGGTCGAGTCGGCGGCCCTGCCGGGCTGACACCGGCGACATCGTGCCGCACCACCTCGCCTGGCGGGAGTACGCGGTCGGCGACGCCGCGCAATTCCAGGTGTTCGAGCGCGACCGCTACCTGTCGCTGATCAACCATCTCTCAATACCGTCAGCAGCGGGTCGTCGCTATATGCGGATGTGCCTATTCAGTGCATCGAACGGGACATTCAGGCACTCGACCTGCACGCCCTGATCCACCCCGACACCAACGTACCGCTGATTCGGCACACCCCGGAATGCCTGCCCGCCGATCATCGCCGTCCGGTAGGTGGGCTGCCGAGGCCTGCCCGAAAACTCAAGAGGAGGACCGGATGCCGCCAACGCTCTCCGACGCCACATCCCTCACGGGCACCACATCCAGCACGGGCCGTCGCTTGGCGGCGCTGGTCCTGCTGTGCCTCGCCAGCTTCATGATGATCCTCGACTCGGAGATCGTGATCCTGGCCCTGCCGTCCATCCAGAACGCCCTCGGCCTGGACCCCTCGGCGGCGCAATGGATCCTCACGGCCAACGCCGTCACCTTCGGCGGCCTGCTCCTGCTCGGCGGGCGCGCGGCCGACCTGCTCGGCCGGCGCCGCGTGTTCATGTGGGGCATGGCCCTGTTCCTGATCACCTCGCTGGTCTCCGGCATCGCCTGGAGCGGTGAGGTCATCATCGTGGCCCGCGCGCTGCACGGCGTGTCGTCGGCCATGCTCGTGCCCAGCGCGCTGTCCATCCTGATGAACACCTTTCGGGAGGGTAAGGAACGCAACCGGGCCATCGCCTCGTGGTCGGCGGTCGGCGGCGTCGGCGCGACCGCCGGGCTGCTGCTCGGCGGCACGATCACGACCGGGCTCGGCTGGCAGTGGGTCTTCCTGGTCAACGTGCCGGTCGTGGCGCTCGTCATGCTGATCAGCCCGTTCGTGCTCGACGAGAGCTGGGACCGCAACCGCGTACGCAACTTCGACATCGCCGGTGCCGTCACCATCACCGTCGCCGCGACCGCCCTGGTGTACGCGATCAGCAACGGGCCCGCGCTCGGCTGGGGCAGCGCACCGATCATCTCCCTGTTCGGCACGGTGATTCTGCTCCTCGGGGCGTTCGTCGTGATCGAGGCCCGATCCGCCGCACCCCTTGTGCCGATTCGCTTCCTGCGGCTGCACACGGTCGCGAGCGGCAACCTGCTCATGGTCGCCGTGGCGATGATCGTGTGGGGTGCGAGCGTGCTCATCTCGCTCTACACCCAGCAGGTGCTCGGCTACTCGGCCATCATGTCGGGCTTCGCCACCTCGGTCATGCCCGTGGCCGCCGTGTTCGGTGCCTACATCGGGCAGGCCTTCATCACCAAGCGCGGATTCCGCGTTGTCGCCGGGATCGGACTTCTCGGGCTCGGCGTGTGCTGCCTGCTGCTGTCCCGGGTACCCGTTGAAGGACAATACTTCCGCGACCTGTTCGTCGCGCTCGGACTCTTCGGTCTCTCCCTGGGCGTCGGGCACACCACCGCCTCGATCGTCGCCCTCACGGCGGTCCCCGAGCCGGAGTCGGGCCTCGCTTCCGGGCTGAGCGCCGCGAGCTTCCAGGTCGGCGGCGCCATCGGCGTCGCGTTCGTCACGACCGTGTCGGTGACCGTCTCGGGCGGATCCACCGCGCTGCCCGATCTGACCAGAGGTTTCCAGGCCGCGTTCATCGCCCTGGTGTGCGCCGCGATCGTTGGCTTCGTCATCGCCCTGGCGCTGCCGCGAAAGTCGGTCGCGCAGGCCGGCTGACCGTGGGGCCGGCTCAAGGCCGGCCTCACGCAAGATCTTTCACGCACTCTGTCCCGTCGTCCGCCCGGCCTCGACCCGTCCCAGCGACCACAATCGTCACACTGCGTCGAGCTAACAAGATCTACTAGGGTAGTAGGGTGGCCGAGTGAGCCGCTGGGTTGAGTCCGTGGAACGCCGTATCGACGCCCCAGCCGCGCAGCTTTACGCGCTGGTGTCCGACCCCGAACGGCACCCGGAGTTCGACGGGTCGGACGGGCTGGTCGGAGTGACCGAGGTGAGCACGTCGACGCGGCCGCTGCGGGTCGGTGATTACTTCACGATGGACATGGACCTGCGCGGGAAGTATGCGATGACGAGCACCGTCGTCGAGGCGATTCCGAATCGACGGTTCGCTTGGCAGAGCAGGCCACACCCGTCCTGTGCGGCGTGGCGCAGGAAGTTCTTCGGTGGGCGGATCTGGCGCTACACTTTCGAGCCCGATGGAGACGCCACGATCGTCCGCGAGAGCTGGGACCTGAGTGAGGAGCCTGGCCGCCTGGGGATGATCTGGTTCGGTTTCGAGGTGCGTAAGATCATGGGCCGATCCTTGGACCGGATGGCCGCGATCGTTCGGTCGGAGTGACGAAACGGGTCAGGGGATCGTGTCGGCGCTGTGCGTGTGGCGTCGGGCTGGTGCCGTCGTGTCGCCGGGAAGTGGGCGCGCCGGAACTGGGCGTGTCGTTGTTGATCGAGCGATCGCGCGGTGCCCACGCCCGGCGGCGCGAGCCGGCAGGGCAGCGCCGGTAACGGAGGCGACGTCGGCCCGCTGGAGCCGGCACAGCTGGTTGTGGCGTCAGGTGGCCCAGCTGACCTGAGCGGCCCCAGATCGCGGACACTACCGCCACGGCGGCATGGGCCCGCCGTCGCCTCAGGCGCGGAAGGCATGGGGCAAGAAACCACGCCGGCTACGCGAGGACGTCGACATCCTCAAACGGGCCACGGCTTTTCTCCGCGACGGAGACCCGATGAACGTGTACCCGCTCCGTCGGGGCGGAGAAGGCGCGGCCCGACGGGACCGTGAAGCGTTCCTGTGAGCTGCTGGAGGTCTCCCGGTCCGGCCTGCTACCAGCACCGAGCCGGGCCGTCGTGTCGGGACCGCGACCACGTCGACCTTGCCGCCCGTATAGCGGAGATCCACGCCTACTCGGCCGGCACCTACGGCGCGCCCCGGGTCCGCGCCGAACTCGCCGCGCAGGGGCGGCGGCATTCCCGGTAAGCGGGTCGCGCGGCTGATGCGGGGCGCCGGGTTGTGCGGCCGGACGCCGAAGCGGTGGCGGACCACGTGGGAGGGCTGGCTGTACCTGGGCACCGTCATCGACATCGCCTCGCGGGGTCGTGGGCTGGGCGACCGCCGACCACCTGCGGACCGATCTGCCCGCTCAGGCGTTGTCCACCGCGATCGCCGTCCGACGCCCGGCCGGGCCGGTGATCTTCCACAGCGACAGGGGTTGCCAGTCTACGGTTAGGGCAAGGCTCTCAACACCCTGATCCTCGCCTACGGCGACCGGATCACCATCTAACGACCTCGATCACACCCAAACGGTCAAACACGGAAATCGCCACCCTCCTCTACCGCCGCACTCGAAGCGGGCACCCGACCCGGCCCTCGTCCAGCAATGGACCACCCAGGTCCAGGCAGAGGAGGCCGCCACCGAAGCCGAGCTACGCCAGCTCACCGGCCGCCGCACCATGACCCCCGCCGAGATCAACACCGTGGTCGAGGTGCTCTCCGGCATCGCCAACGTCCTACGCACCGCCGACCCCGTCGACAAGGCCCAGGTCTACCAGCAGCTCGGAATCGAGCTCACATACAAACCAGGCCTCCGCATTATCGAAGCGGAGGCCAACCCTGATGGAT from Solwaraspora sp. WMMD791 includes:
- a CDS encoding MFS transporter, with amino-acid sequence MPARRSSPSGRWAAEACPKTQEEDRMPPTLSDATSLTGTTSSTGRRLAALVLLCLASFMMILDSEIVILALPSIQNALGLDPSAAQWILTANAVTFGGLLLLGGRAADLLGRRRVFMWGMALFLITSLVSGIAWSGEVIIVARALHGVSSAMLVPSALSILMNTFREGKERNRAIASWSAVGGVGATAGLLLGGTITTGLGWQWVFLVNVPVVALVMLISPFVLDESWDRNRVRNFDIAGAVTITVAATALVYAISNGPALGWGSAPIISLFGTVILLLGAFVVIEARSAAPLVPIRFLRLHTVASGNLLMVAVAMIVWGASVLISLYTQQVLGYSAIMSGFATSVMPVAAVFGAYIGQAFITKRGFRVVAGIGLLGLGVCCLLLSRVPVEGQYFRDLFVALGLFGLSLGVGHTTASIVALTAVPEPESGLASGLSAASFQVGGAIGVAFVTTVSVTVSGGSTALPDLTRGFQAAFIALVCAAIVGFVIALALPRKSVAQAG
- a CDS encoding SRPBCC family protein; the protein is MERRIDAPAAQLYALVSDPERHPEFDGSDGLVGVTEVSTSTRPLRVGDYFTMDMDLRGKYAMTSTVVEAIPNRRFAWQSRPHPSCAAWRRKFFGGRIWRYTFEPDGDATIVRESWDLSEEPGRLGMIWFGFEVRKIMGRSLDRMAAIVRSE
- a CDS encoding glycosyltransferase; the encoded protein is MSATGNPKVSIVIPTYNRRDRLHNTLHQLTRQVPGTPEFEVVVSDDGSSDDSATVAKSFADRLNLKYTYQEDLGNRVALARNNGARLATAPILVFLDTGAIAGPDFVLQHHLAHSNGSPRHALAGYAYGYNPGDPMVQVPDLLKRFTPEEMVEVYGRVHEFLDSRELALLRCDDDLTRRSVPWLVFWTINCSVHTDDFWAVGGFDEGHRGWAVEDLDLGYRLHRSGLPLHFTRKAWVIEEHQDRVFDEQYEEFQANMLRFVTNNPEPVNEIGWTVAVHENMFWSWEEDNKDLERYTDEVRGLDVSAEVELALRGVSATDRVVVIGAGGALPESMPAATVMDFDRELIERVAATGRHVTHHSLGLRTPLADQSADIVILTSRLAKFWRRWEDQFMIEARRIGRDVRCLVP